A single genomic interval of Oreochromis aureus strain Israel breed Guangdong linkage group 12, ZZ_aureus, whole genome shotgun sequence harbors:
- the iqcd gene encoding dynein regulatory complex protein 10: MSADWVALLPNSQSEDGCLVQSKHLSSEAQNILSILENCISKIETAAALPALLHLNSKSEIVDKDLSKALEKHWILVERLEKLESLKQESVGEQIRDARKGGEKKRAQLGNDLKNSVRDILRYCRAHSDGIIGLRVELDIKIEENEYKLIEGLKVLHSHMVEKFLISPDEELQLITNQKEFSSSAKDLEKNISLEEEEVAKAIQQVDAEISQKENTIKHLESLLQACSTQEGDVSDDNMSPVEDKQVQAHIQVSKLKQDRLQQEIDQLKIQLKNLMLENRQAERLLQEKNEKMQGKIDSLVQKFDNEIGEIQAKLEVNENAYEMEDNERKKFEKPFSTLEMEYNQIQERRRLAEEKRQEEIRELELKTKAAIVVQAWWRGYSVRKALKNKAKSKKAKRGKGKGKGKKTK, from the exons ATGTCTGCAGATTGGGTGGCATTGCTGCCAAACAGCCAGTCAGAAGATGGTTGCTTGGTACAGAGCAAGCACCTCTCTAGTGAGGCTCAAAATATTTTAAGCATACTTGAAAACTGCATCAGTAAAATTGAGACTGCAGCAGCTCTGCCCGCTCTCCTCCACCTTAACAGTAAGTCTGAGATTGTTGACAAGGACTTGAGCAAGGCACTTGAAAAGCATTGGATTTTAGTGGAAAGACTGGAGAAACTAGAAAGTCTCAAGCAGGAGTCCGTTGGAGAACAAATAAGAGATGCCAGGAAGggaggagagaagaaaagagcTCAGCTTGGGAATGATCTCAAGAACTCTGTCAGGGATATTCTTCGTTATTGCCGAGCCCATTCAGATGGCATTATTGGCTTGAGGGTAGAACTAGATATAAAAATAGAGGAAAATGAATACAAATTAATAGAAGGATTAAAGGTGCTTCATAGCCACATGGTAGAAAAGTTTCTGATCAGCCCAGATGAGGAGCTACAGCTCATCACAAACCAGAAAGAGTTTTCATCCTCTGCAAAAGATCTGGAGAAAAATATTTCACTGGAGGAAGAAGAAGTAGCTAAAGCTATACAGCAAGTAGATGCTGAG ATTTCCCAGAAAGAGAACACAATCAAACACTTGGAAAGTTTGCTGCAGGCATGCAGCACTCAAGAAGGCGATGTGTCAGATGATAACATGTCACCTGTTGAAGACAAACAGGTCCAGGCACACATTCAGGTGTCAAAGCTGAAGCAGGACCGTTTACAGCAGGAAATTGATCAACTGAAAATTCAGCTCAAAAATTTGATGCTTGAAAACAGACAGGCCGAGAGATTACTCCAAGAG aaaaatgaaaagatgCAAGGGAAAATTGACTCCTTAGTCCAAAAGTTTGACAACGAAATAGGAGAAATCCAG GCCAAACTGGAGGTGAATGAAAATGCTTATGAAATGGAGGACAATGAGCGGAAGAAGTTTGAGAAACCCTTTTCTACCCTGGAGATGGAGTACAATCAGATCCAGGAGAGGAGGCGGCTGGCTGAGGAGAAGAGACAGGAGGAGATCAGAGAGCTGGAGTTGAAGACCAAAGCTGCCATTGTGGTCCAGGCCTGGTGGAGAGGCTACAGCGTTCGCAAGGCCTTAAAGAATAAGGCCAAAAGCAAAAAGGCTAAAAGGGGCAAAGGAAAGGGCAAAGGCAAGAAGACCAAATAA